From a region of the Cenarchaeum symbiont of Oopsacas minuta genome:
- a CDS encoding putative membrane protein, with protein sequence MFVGFVASFILTTVISHYASDEEHHINATVTVAADYTTYIGVFSFVYFLLRHNAYKDSIRRDILKLVTSMGIAEIVYAVMRWTTHYYLLELGYDPYMASVISHLCSTAVYFTVANIAAKITGLFKRK encoded by the coding sequence ATGTTTGTTGGTTTTGTGGCTTCTTTTATATTGACAACGGTAATCTCACATTATGCATCTGATGAAGAACATCACATAAACGCCACCGTAACAGTGGCAGCTGACTATACAACGTATATCGGGGTGTTTTCATTCGTGTATTTTCTATTACGCCACAATGCATACAAAGATTCGATACGAAGAGATATTCTAAAACTTGTAACGTCTATGGGCATAGCAGAAATAGTCTATGCGGTTATGAGATGGACAACACATTATTATCTTTTAGAACTAGGATACGATCCATATATGGCATCTGTTATATCCCATCTGTGTTCTACGGCAGTATACTTTACGGTGGCAAATATAGCTGCAAAGATAACAGGGTTGTTTAAAAGAAAATAA
- a CDS encoding CoA-binding domain-containing protein: MVPQSFRSELSTDAIIMVRLLWKLDVNYVMSTAILSPKSIAVVGASDKKGSVGRAITNNIIKGYKGPIYPISPSRPKVFGIKAYKSVLDVPKKIDLAVVVTKNTIVPLVLEECGKKGIKGVIVITAGFKEVDEEGKKLELKLKEIAKKYNMSLVGPNCLGVMNLDPKTMMNSTFLKITPKSGEIALISQSGAICAALVEDASAQGIGFSAVISMGNKADMSEVDMLHILAKHKQTKVIVMYLEDMGDGQEFLKVCRHLTRDLKKPVLVLKSGRSPEGAKAAMSHTGALMGSDETYDALLHQSGAIRVDTMEELFDYATAFSKQPLPKGDLVIVSNAGGPAIISTDSCSKLGIKMAKIASMHKQIDSVIPPWGSSHNPVDIVGDADYKRFENVLDRVLRHKNVGSVITMCTPSATLDYDQLANVVVKMAKKHKKTMLASLMGLDEGIKNKEILAAGGIPYYPYAERAIRALGVMLRFSRWTSLKPGKIKKFQTNTIAAKKIINNAKKQGRKSLLEEEGQQILKAYGIPIPKSKLAKNSAEAVRAAKSIGYPVVMKIVSPQIIHKSDAGGVKINLQDSTKIKAAFEIITKNAKKYNKKAEIKGVLVVEMVKGGKEMIIGSKLESGLGSVVMLGMGGIYVEVLKDVTFRLAPVTDIESHEMVDSLKASKLLGGVRGEKPSDTATLSECIQRLSQLVTELDIKELDMNPVLVLEKGRGCRALDVRIGL, translated from the coding sequence ATGGTTCCCCAATCTTTTAGATCTGAATTAAGCACAGATGCGATCATTATGGTTAGATTATTATGGAAATTAGATGTGAACTATGTAATGTCTACTGCGATCCTCTCACCAAAATCAATAGCCGTGGTAGGTGCATCTGACAAGAAAGGTAGTGTAGGTAGAGCGATCACAAACAATATCATAAAAGGATACAAAGGACCCATATACCCAATAAGCCCTAGTAGACCCAAAGTATTCGGCATAAAAGCATACAAATCCGTTCTAGATGTTCCAAAAAAGATAGACCTTGCAGTTGTTGTTACAAAAAATACCATAGTTCCACTAGTGCTTGAAGAATGCGGAAAAAAAGGTATCAAAGGGGTCATTGTAATTACTGCCGGATTCAAAGAGGTGGACGAAGAAGGTAAAAAATTAGAATTAAAATTAAAAGAGATTGCAAAAAAATACAACATGAGTCTAGTTGGACCAAACTGTCTTGGTGTGATGAACCTTGATCCAAAGACAATGATGAATTCAACGTTCCTAAAGATCACTCCAAAATCTGGAGAGATTGCATTAATCTCTCAAAGCGGTGCTATATGCGCTGCGCTTGTAGAGGATGCAAGTGCACAGGGAATAGGATTCTCAGCTGTCATAAGCATGGGCAACAAGGCGGATATGAGTGAAGTGGACATGTTACACATACTTGCAAAACACAAGCAGACAAAGGTAATTGTAATGTATCTTGAAGACATGGGAGATGGCCAGGAATTTCTAAAAGTGTGTCGCCATCTAACACGTGATCTCAAAAAACCAGTTCTTGTATTAAAATCAGGACGCAGTCCTGAAGGTGCCAAAGCTGCAATGTCCCACACAGGTGCTCTTATGGGTTCTGATGAAACATACGATGCATTGTTACATCAATCTGGTGCAATACGAGTTGATACAATGGAGGAACTTTTTGACTATGCAACGGCATTTTCAAAACAACCCCTTCCCAAAGGAGATTTGGTAATAGTTTCAAACGCTGGAGGGCCGGCAATAATATCCACTGATTCGTGCTCTAAACTTGGAATAAAGATGGCAAAAATAGCTAGTATGCACAAGCAGATAGATTCTGTTATTCCTCCATGGGGTAGCTCACACAACCCTGTAGACATTGTAGGTGATGCAGATTATAAGAGATTTGAAAACGTACTAGATAGAGTGCTACGACACAAAAATGTTGGATCTGTCATTACAATGTGTACTCCATCTGCCACATTAGACTATGATCAGCTTGCAAATGTGGTGGTAAAAATGGCTAAAAAACACAAAAAGACAATGCTGGCAAGTCTGATGGGTCTTGATGAAGGAATTAAAAACAAAGAGATCCTAGCAGCTGGTGGCATACCATACTATCCATACGCAGAGCGTGCAATACGCGCACTTGGTGTAATGCTACGATTCTCGCGTTGGACTAGTTTAAAACCTGGCAAAATAAAAAAATTCCAAACCAATACTATTGCTGCAAAAAAGATTATCAATAATGCTAAAAAACAAGGCAGAAAAAGTCTACTAGAAGAAGAAGGACAACAGATTCTAAAAGCATATGGCATACCTATTCCAAAGAGCAAACTTGCCAAAAACTCCGCCGAGGCAGTACGTGCTGCAAAGTCTATAGGATATCCAGTGGTAATGAAGATAGTTTCACCTCAGATTATTCACAAGTCCGATGCGGGAGGTGTCAAAATAAATCTGCAAGATTCTACAAAAATCAAAGCTGCATTTGAGATCATTACAAAAAATGCCAAAAAATACAACAAAAAAGCCGAGATAAAAGGCGTCCTTGTCGTAGAGATGGTAAAGGGCGGTAAAGAGATGATCATAGGATCAAAGCTAGAATCAGGGTTGGGTTCTGTAGTGATGCTCGGAATGGGTGGAATCTATGTAGAAGTACTAAAAGATGTCACGTTTAGACTTGCACCTGTTACTGATATCGAGTCTCATGAGATGGTTGATTCATTAAAAGCATCAAAACTACTTGGTGGAGTACGCGGAGAAAAACCTTCAGATACGGCTACTCTCTCAGAGTGTATACAGAGACTCTCACAACTAGTAACAGAACTAGACATAAAAGAACTAGATATGAATCCAGTGTTGGTACTTGAAAAAGGACGCGGTTGCAGGGCATTGGATGTGCGTATTGGATTATAA
- a CDS encoding Transposase, translating to MHLSVKDMISKQAERIAMLETKLEYYEAEQSRIENPRLFSDNILDDIIDNDENLYRTTGMNRDEFEWILTQFEKTVKHSSDAPRFSEYAESEDICILSVRRALFVALFRKRTNFTQIILGATAAIDPSTVDRYLAIADVLLMKILPTAENVAAAIRKECTIKAFKKFAPGKSAGEIYLDATFVQVQRSKVNAYSGKHKQHVYNIQITSNKDGLVLDIGHPEESSTRDMDVIRHNLPNFGKWTKNMRDSNTKQEHRIMLYTDKEYFGVEKDYPGIISKQPYKKPKGNGMTEKDKKHDKRINHKRVKVEHAINRLKWFRRMSAVYDDSKEEFYKEIQVVSGLSNLHIMFNDRKYIELMERVCSSKR from the coding sequence ATGCACCTCTCAGTCAAGGATATGATCTCCAAACAAGCAGAGAGGATTGCAATGTTGGAAACAAAGCTGGAATATTACGAGGCTGAACAGAGCAGAATCGAGAATCCTCGATTGTTTTCAGACAATATTTTGGATGACATAATTGACAACGACGAAAATCTGTACAGGACAACTGGAATGAACAGAGACGAGTTTGAATGGATCCTAACACAGTTTGAAAAAACCGTCAAACACTCGTCAGATGCGCCACGTTTCTCCGAGTATGCCGAGTCAGAAGACATATGCATTCTCTCTGTAAGACGAGCCTTGTTTGTTGCATTGTTCCGCAAACGCACCAACTTTACGCAAATAATACTTGGAGCAACTGCCGCCATTGATCCAAGTACAGTTGACAGATATCTAGCAATCGCAGATGTATTGTTGATGAAGATCCTTCCAACTGCTGAAAACGTTGCAGCTGCAATACGGAAAGAATGCACCATCAAAGCGTTTAAAAAATTTGCTCCCGGCAAGAGTGCAGGTGAGATATATCTTGATGCCACGTTTGTACAGGTTCAAAGATCAAAAGTAAACGCATATTCAGGAAAACACAAGCAGCATGTTTACAACATACAGATAACCTCAAACAAAGATGGACTAGTACTGGATATAGGCCACCCTGAAGAAAGCTCTACACGCGACATGGATGTAATACGACACAATCTCCCAAATTTTGGCAAATGGACAAAGAACATGAGAGATTCTAATACAAAACAAGAACATCGTATCATGCTGTACACAGATAAAGAATATTTTGGTGTAGAGAAAGATTATCCTGGAATAATTTCAAAGCAGCCATACAAAAAACCCAAAGGTAATGGGATGACAGAGAAAGATAAAAAACACGATAAAAGAATTAATCATAAACGCGTCAAAGTAGAGCATGCGATAAACCGATTAAAATGGTTCCGCAGGATGAGTGCTGTATATGATGACAGCAAGGAAGAGTTTTACAAAGAGATCCAAGTCGTCTCGGGGCTGTCAAACCTGCACATCATGTTCAATGACCGCAAATATATCGAACTGATGGAACGAGTCTGTTCTTCAAAAAGGTAG
- a CDS encoding 4-hydroxybutyryl-CoA dehydratase: protein MAIRTGDDYIQSLRGRDLKVYLFGELVKEPVDHPMIRPSINAVAETYDLAVREEDLASTTSAFTGQKISRFLHIAESAQDLVMQNKMQRKLGQNTATCFQRCVGMDALNSLHSTTFEIDEKYGTDYHKKFLDFVKMMHKGNFVIGGAMTDPKGDRGKGPSEQADPDLFVHVVEKTDKGVYVTGAKAHQTGCINSHWIILMPTINLSEADKDYAIVGAIPADAKGVTYIYGRQSCDTRSMEDGDIDSGNAMYGGQEALIILDRVFIPNELIFMYGEYEYASMLVDRFTCYHRRSYVCKTGLGDVLIGAAATIADYNGVTKASHIKDKLVEMTHLNETIFAAGIASSYQGYETKSGVYLNDNVLAQVCKHNVTRFPYEISRLAQDIAGGLMVTLPSEKDFRHPEAGPLLKKYLVGRKGIDVEDRMRILRLIENMTLGRNAVGYLTESMHGAGSPQAQRIQIARQMQLGYKMNLAKKLAQVKGDIEEPKENSDYFKRIFTIK from the coding sequence ATGGCGATCAGAACTGGAGACGATTATATCCAAAGTCTACGCGGAAGAGATCTTAAAGTCTATCTTTTTGGCGAGCTTGTAAAAGAACCAGTAGATCACCCGATGATACGTCCGTCGATTAACGCCGTGGCCGAGACATACGATTTGGCTGTACGAGAAGAAGATTTGGCTTCTACCACATCTGCATTTACAGGTCAAAAGATAAGCCGATTTTTACATATTGCAGAGAGTGCACAGGATTTGGTAATGCAAAACAAAATGCAACGCAAGCTTGGACAAAACACAGCTACGTGTTTTCAGCGATGTGTAGGTATGGATGCACTCAATTCATTACATTCTACCACATTTGAAATTGATGAAAAATATGGTACAGACTATCACAAAAAATTTCTAGATTTTGTTAAAATGATGCACAAAGGCAACTTTGTCATAGGTGGCGCCATGACGGATCCAAAAGGTGATCGAGGTAAAGGACCATCTGAACAAGCAGATCCAGACTTGTTTGTACACGTGGTTGAAAAAACCGACAAAGGTGTATACGTTACAGGAGCCAAAGCACATCAAACAGGATGCATAAACTCGCATTGGATAATTCTCATGCCGACAATAAACCTCTCAGAGGCCGACAAAGATTATGCAATCGTGGGAGCAATTCCTGCCGATGCCAAAGGTGTCACGTACATTTACGGCAGACAGTCGTGTGACACACGTAGCATGGAAGATGGTGATATTGATTCAGGAAACGCAATGTACGGAGGACAAGAAGCGCTAATCATATTGGACAGGGTGTTTATACCAAATGAACTAATATTCATGTACGGAGAATATGAATACGCCTCGATGCTAGTTGATAGATTTACTTGTTATCACAGACGTAGCTATGTGTGCAAAACAGGACTCGGTGATGTATTGATTGGAGCTGCTGCGACAATAGCCGACTATAACGGGGTTACAAAAGCGTCTCACATAAAAGATAAACTTGTAGAGATGACTCACCTAAATGAGACAATATTTGCAGCCGGAATAGCATCTTCGTACCAAGGATATGAAACAAAATCTGGCGTATATCTAAACGATAACGTACTAGCACAAGTATGCAAACATAACGTGACGCGGTTCCCATATGAAATCAGCAGACTTGCACAAGACATAGCAGGAGGTTTGATGGTTACACTTCCATCAGAAAAAGATTTTCGTCATCCAGAAGCTGGTCCATTATTGAAAAAATATTTGGTAGGTAGAAAAGGAATAGATGTAGAAGATCGTATGAGAATATTGAGACTGATTGAAAACATGACACTAGGGCGTAATGCTGTAGGCTATCTGACTGAATCTATGCACGGAGCAGGCTCTCCACAGGCTCAGAGAATACAGATTGCAAGGCAGATGCAATTGGGATATAAAATGAACCTTGCAAAAAAACTCGCACAGGTCAAAGGTGACATTGAAGAACCAAAAGAAAACTCTGATTATTTCAAACGTATCTTTACGATAAAATAA
- a CDS encoding peptidase S26B, signal peptidase, with amino-acid sequence MAVKFRRNGRMVANILSNKVIRDLFVTLAGLVVVWVLLQATLGVANPFYVVSSGSMVPELEVNDIIVVQGKNSIDEVQIGDIIVFDRPSDHDRVIVHRVESITNEDPVELRTKGDANSASIPGTDYPITAEEYIGTVIFTVPQVGYVTKVLTPPTNYIIMAIIIAIMIAKHFLGKKSKNKDIDPAAKYFGNSKDDTKSNIENNLDSASLKDEIKSKESTPKKENSESEKNT; translated from the coding sequence GTGGCAGTAAAATTTAGGCGAAATGGTAGAATGGTTGCAAATATACTTTCTAACAAAGTAATAAGGGATCTATTTGTCACACTTGCAGGTCTTGTTGTAGTTTGGGTACTTTTACAAGCGACACTTGGGGTAGCTAATCCGTTTTATGTGGTTTCAAGTGGAAGTATGGTTCCGGAACTAGAGGTAAATGACATAATCGTGGTACAAGGCAAGAATTCAATCGATGAGGTACAAATTGGAGATATTATAGTATTTGATAGACCATCAGATCACGACAGAGTCATAGTACACAGAGTAGAGTCGATAACGAATGAGGATCCAGTGGAGCTGAGAACAAAAGGTGATGCAAATTCTGCGTCAATTCCAGGTACCGATTATCCGATAACTGCAGAAGAGTATATTGGAACCGTAATTTTTACCGTGCCGCAGGTAGGATATGTGACAAAGGTACTTACGCCTCCGACAAACTATATCATCATGGCCATAATTATAGCCATAATGATTGCAAAGCATTTTCTTGGCAAAAAATCAAAAAATAAAGATATAGATCCTGCAGCAAAATATTTTGGAAACTCTAAAGACGATACAAAGTCAAATATTGAAAATAATTTGGATTCTGCTTCGCTTAAAGATGAAATAAAATCAAAAGAGTCTACACCGAAAAAAGAGAATTCAGAATCTGAGAAAAATACTTGA
- a CDS encoding Thioredoxin, translating into MTLEKVSNSEEWQSKVMESPIPVFVDFWAEWCGPCRMVSPVVEELAGEYDGKVNFVKVNVDEAGDVASKYSVFSIPTLILFNKGEIIEQQVGAASKDSYKKMIDKSL; encoded by the coding sequence ATGACTCTAGAAAAAGTCTCAAATTCTGAAGAATGGCAATCCAAAGTCATGGAATCCCCAATACCTGTCTTTGTAGATTTTTGGGCTGAATGGTGTGGTCCATGTCGGATGGTAAGTCCTGTTGTCGAAGAACTTGCAGGCGAGTACGATGGTAAAGTAAACTTTGTTAAAGTAAATGTAGACGAAGCTGGAGATGTAGCCTCAAAATATAGCGTATTTAGTATCCCGACGCTAATACTGTTCAACAAGGGAGAAATTATAGAACAACAAGTGGGAGCTGCATCAAAAGACTCTTACAAAAAGATGATCGATAAATCTCTCTAA
- a CDS encoding Zinc-ribbon domain-containing protein: MSLGEVDTLNLLTEKLDSLFTDSQTYYESFLDMNNLYKNGKIGDKEFFSKLGDYVVAYSALEFLSVKVILELKKSIDKIAGGQAPGGTSSPGLMPGMGSPGMMQPQPRMGTSDNPVGGPPGIVSAAQGFNELGTLPSPDPALVPRQQPPANACPSCGSNLRSGAKFCTSCGTKI; this comes from the coding sequence ATGTCGCTTGGAGAAGTAGATACACTAAATCTATTGACGGAGAAATTGGATAGTCTTTTTACGGATTCACAAACCTATTACGAATCATTTCTAGACATGAATAATCTATATAAAAATGGCAAAATTGGAGACAAGGAATTCTTTTCAAAGCTTGGTGATTATGTTGTAGCATATTCTGCGTTGGAATTTCTTTCAGTAAAAGTAATTTTGGAACTCAAAAAATCAATTGATAAAATTGCTGGCGGACAAGCGCCAGGAGGAACCTCATCACCTGGACTCATGCCTGGCATGGGATCTCCTGGAATGATGCAACCTCAACCTAGAATGGGAACAAGTGACAACCCCGTGGGTGGACCTCCAGGAATAGTGTCTGCAGCACAGGGATTTAACGAATTAGGGACTCTACCTTCACCAGATCCTGCACTTGTGCCAAGACAACAACCACCTGCTAACGCATGCCCTTCATGTGGTTCAAATCTACGTTCTGGTGCAAAATTCTGTACATCATGCGGTACAAAAATCTAA
- a CDS encoding Dihydropyrimidinase has translation MVTYDMVVSGAHVVTPTGIVEKNIVINEEKISLLTTNVPPCDKKIKADGLVAIPGVIDTHVHYGVYSPIDRAASTESHAAAIGGVTTMMRMLRLGGSYKKFLGEQLEASKEKHYIDYAIHASIFDHLQAEEMDFCARSGVTSFKLYMNLGSEIGHVYMDMSPSSTNLAEERVEVTDDIVDKVIANAARMGCPVLVHAEDYESCSCGIKTAKKKNQDGLVAWSESRSPKYEVKAIGRVSTMARKHGCIIYFVHIGSAAALEKIRIERMLGTKIFVETCPHYLTLSHENQTGYLAKVMPPIRTKRDREAVWEAICSGEINTIGTDHVANQIKLKLDKTDENGVWGALAGFPGIGTLLPVLASRGVNTGKISLERLANLTSFNAAKIFSFAPHKGAISIDADADITILDMKLEKKVSSELFGGFSDYTVYDGWKLKGWPVKTIVRGSLIAEDFEIVGKMGHGKFAPRTSIKP, from the coding sequence ATGGTAACATATGATATGGTGGTTTCAGGTGCCCATGTTGTAACACCTACGGGCATAGTAGAAAAGAACATTGTCATAAACGAAGAAAAGATCTCTTTGCTTACGACAAATGTACCACCATGTGATAAAAAGATCAAAGCAGACGGACTTGTTGCAATACCTGGAGTAATTGACACACACGTACACTATGGTGTATATTCTCCGATAGATCGTGCCGCATCAACTGAATCGCACGCAGCTGCGATCGGAGGAGTGACAACAATGATGCGCATGCTTAGATTAGGCGGTTCGTATAAAAAATTTCTAGGCGAACAGCTTGAGGCAAGCAAGGAAAAACATTACATCGATTATGCAATACATGCATCGATATTCGATCACTTGCAGGCAGAAGAGATGGATTTTTGCGCAAGATCTGGAGTTACCTCGTTCAAGTTGTACATGAATCTTGGATCGGAGATTGGACATGTATACATGGACATGTCTCCAAGTTCTACAAATCTAGCAGAAGAACGTGTAGAGGTTACAGACGATATCGTGGACAAGGTGATTGCAAATGCAGCTAGGATGGGATGCCCAGTATTGGTTCATGCAGAGGATTACGAGTCGTGCTCATGTGGAATAAAGACTGCCAAAAAGAAAAACCAAGATGGGCTTGTAGCATGGTCTGAGAGTCGCTCTCCAAAATATGAGGTAAAAGCAATAGGGAGAGTCTCGACCATGGCAAGAAAGCATGGTTGCATCATATACTTTGTACACATAGGATCGGCTGCAGCACTAGAAAAAATACGCATCGAGCGTATGCTTGGCACAAAAATATTTGTCGAGACGTGCCCTCATTACCTTACACTCTCACATGAGAATCAAACTGGCTATCTTGCAAAGGTAATGCCACCGATTAGAACAAAGAGAGATCGTGAGGCAGTATGGGAAGCAATTTGTTCTGGTGAAATTAATACAATAGGGACAGATCATGTTGCAAATCAAATAAAGCTAAAACTAGATAAAACAGACGAGAATGGTGTATGGGGAGCGCTTGCTGGATTTCCTGGAATCGGCACATTATTACCAGTTCTTGCTAGTCGTGGGGTCAACACGGGCAAGATCTCACTTGAAAGACTAGCAAATCTTACTAGCTTTAATGCTGCCAAAATATTCTCATTTGCGCCACATAAAGGTGCTATATCAATAGATGCAGATGCAGATATTACAATATTGGACATGAAACTGGAGAAAAAAGTTTCAAGCGAATTATTTGGAGGATTTTCAGATTATACAGTATACGATGGCTGGAAACTAAAAGGCTGGCCTGTTAAAACAATTGTGCGAGGAAGTTTGATTGCCGAAGACTTTGAGATCGTGGGTAAAATGGGACACGGCAAATTTGCACCGAGGACTAGTATCAAACCTTGA
- a CDS encoding ribose 5-phosphate isomerase A: MGKHCRKTKISISGVPTSMQIASVAESYDIPLLSFNKVDIVFDGADQIDSKGYLIKGGGGALLRENILASSAHMIVIMADRTKFVKQLNKSVPVEIHPFAKYVVETAIKKMNGKPKVRILDRGYPFITENGNIILDCDFGTIKSPLLLAKKISTIAGVAEVGIFQRRPDIIYKAMTNNRFEKIKV, encoded by the coding sequence TTGGGAAAACATTGTAGAAAAACAAAGATCTCAATATCTGGAGTTCCCACATCGATGCAGATTGCATCGGTTGCCGAGTCATATGATATACCACTTTTATCATTTAATAAAGTTGATATTGTTTTTGACGGAGCAGATCAGATAGATTCCAAAGGATATCTCATCAAGGGTGGTGGCGGAGCTCTACTGCGTGAGAATATTTTGGCAAGTTCTGCACATATGATAGTAATCATGGCAGATCGCACAAAATTTGTCAAACAGCTAAACAAGAGTGTTCCAGTTGAGATTCATCCATTTGCAAAATATGTAGTAGAGACTGCCATAAAAAAAATGAATGGTAAACCAAAAGTGAGGATACTCGATCGTGGATATCCGTTTATTACTGAAAATGGAAATATTATACTAGACTGTGATTTTGGCACAATAAAATCTCCATTATTACTTGCCAAAAAAATCTCTACAATTGCAGGCGTAGCTGAAGTTGGAATATTTCAACGCAGACCAGACATTATTTACAAAGCAATGACAAATAACAGATTTGAAAAAATCAAGGTTTGA
- a CDS encoding Ribosomal protein L37E, whose protein sequence is MGGFTKKKVHIRCRRCGKNAFHKRHLRCASCGYPDAKIRKYSWVKWYT, encoded by the coding sequence ATGGGTGGTTTTACAAAGAAAAAAGTCCATATACGTTGTAGGCGATGTGGTAAGAATGCTTTTCATAAACGTCATTTACGCTGTGCAAGTTGCGGATATCCAGATGCAAAGATTAGAAAATATTCTTGGGTAAAATGGTATACATAA
- a CDS encoding small nuclear ribonucleoprotein: MSVDMAVKVLDESINKTVLIKLKGNKTIRGKLKGFDQHMNLILDSCEEFGEENNTKTLGTIVVRGDNVVMISPPPGE; this comes from the coding sequence ATGTCCGTAGATATGGCAGTAAAGGTGCTTGATGAGAGCATCAACAAGACGGTTTTGATAAAGCTCAAAGGCAACAAGACCATACGTGGCAAACTAAAAGGCTTTGATCAACATATGAACCTCATATTGGATTCCTGTGAGGAATTTGGTGAGGAAAACAACACAAAGACACTTGGAACCATTGTTGTCAGGGGAGACAACGTGGTAATGATATCCCCGCCTCCTGGAGAATAG
- a CDS encoding creatininase, with translation MEKGSYQKMIQMSNVKDGFDPELRNAIIKKHTAVIPIGSIEQHGAHLPVSTDADLAYKVSKKLCSKTGYLLLPVIQYGVSREHAPLFNLSLRPATLRSLVCDLVKSSAELGIRTIFVINGHHGNQAALKGVEKMAEKACKGKVKTFVFSYWKFMSEGFDHAGHIETSLMLAVSKNTRMSRAIKGFEEPKGAKLKEATRLASKSFVSVTKNGIWGDPRSATASDGKRMLATIVKNLEKKCRMCINDTA, from the coding sequence GTGGAGAAAGGTTCATATCAAAAAATGATTCAAATGTCTAATGTAAAAGATGGATTTGATCCCGAATTACGCAATGCGATAATCAAAAAACATACAGCAGTTATTCCCATAGGTTCAATAGAACAACATGGTGCACACCTTCCAGTATCTACTGATGCAGATTTGGCATACAAAGTATCAAAAAAATTATGCAGTAAAACAGGATATCTTCTTTTACCAGTTATACAATATGGTGTTTCACGCGAGCATGCACCTCTCTTCAATCTGAGCCTTCGTCCAGCCACACTACGCTCTCTAGTATGTGATTTGGTAAAATCTTCTGCAGAACTTGGAATACGTACGATCTTTGTCATAAATGGACACCATGGAAATCAGGCAGCCCTCAAAGGTGTAGAAAAGATGGCCGAGAAAGCGTGTAAAGGCAAGGTAAAGACATTTGTCTTTTCATACTGGAAGTTTATGAGTGAGGGTTTTGATCATGCAGGTCATATAGAGACATCACTGATGCTAGCAGTCTCAAAAAACACAAGAATGAGTAGAGCCATCAAAGGATTTGAAGAACCAAAGGGAGCTAAACTCAAAGAGGCTACTAGACTAGCATCCAAGTCGTTTGTATCTGTGACAAAAAATGGCATATGGGGAGATCCGAGGAGTGCTACTGCATCAGATGGTAAAAGAATGCTTGCCACGATCGTAAAAAATCTAGAAAAAAAATGTCGTATGTGTATAAATGACACCGCATAG